One Faecalicatena sp. Marseille-Q4148 DNA window includes the following coding sequences:
- the acpP gene encoding acyl carrier protein has protein sequence MEFEKVRAIIADVLNLDENEITEESAFVDDLGADSLDIFQIIMGIEEEFDIEIENEEAESIVTVGDAVEKIKSATN, from the coding sequence ATGGAATTTGAAAAAGTAAGAGCAATTATTGCAGATGTATTAAACCTGGATGAGAATGAGATTACAGAGGAGTCAGCTTTTGTGGATGACTTAGGAGCAGATTCTCTTGATATTTTCCAGATTATTATGGGAATTGAAGAAGAATTTGATATCGAGATCGAGAATGAAGAGGCAGAGTCTATTGTAACAGTTGGCGATGCTGTTGAAAAAATCAAAAGCGCAACAAATTAA